A genomic window from Streptomyces sp. WMMC940 includes:
- a CDS encoding AfsR/SARP family transcriptional regulator gives MHREDGPSAQPHIPEPRTPDPSDDDRHLRFSVLGPVRAWRSGQALPPGSPQQRALLAALLLREGRTATAAELIDAIWGEDPPSQALAAVRTYASRLRKILDPGVLVSESGGYAIRIPADTLDLQIAQELVAEAEKSRAGGDRCHARALINQSLGLWDGEPLASVPGPYAETQRARLEEWRLQLLETRLELDLDVGCHAEAVSELTALTAAHPLRERLRELLMLALYRSGRQAEALAVYADTRRLLADELGVDPRPELAALQQRILQADAELARPAEQPAPTTPQPARPAQLPATVPDFTGRTSFVRELGRRLASAEGSVMAVSALAGIGGVGKTTLAVHVAHEAKPHFPDGQLYVDLQGAGARAAEPDTVLGAFLRALGTADTAIPDTLDERAALFRSLLDGRRVLVLLDNARDAAQIRPLLPGTAGCAALVTSRVRMVDLAGAHLVDLDVMSPDEALQLFTRIVGEERVTAEREAALDVVGACGFLPLAIRIAASRLAARRTWTVSVLAAKLADERRRLDELQAGDLAVKATFELGYGQLEPAQARAFRLLGLADGPDISLTAAAATLGLPEHDTEDLLEALVDTSLLESAAPGRYRFHDLVRLYARACAERDEQPPAEREAALSRLLDFYLATTARVFALERPGDRLVDHLASTVYAGLAFTDRHEALDWLYREANSLLACARQSFVGTRLRRAVDLLWAAKDLAESGANSKQYESAALAAREAARASGDAHAEGRARTTLTSVHLVAGRYDEADDEATRARTLASGTGDHAPVPWSDNDRGIIAIVQERYEQAEEHLLKAVEGFRADANLVGAASALCNLSRVHLLLGRTASAIDLAQQGIAIYDGMGITVRLANGRYALGVALTHAGRHAEALEQFGDALRMFADDRQRLWEGTTHFRMAEAQLKARKPAIAAQHAEQALAGGCIGGDRMRGNVLTLLGRALDTLGQTDRARACWREALSVYEQLGVSDADQVRALLTPLAAA, from the coding sequence ATGCACCGCGAGGACGGGCCCTCCGCACAGCCACACATTCCGGAGCCGCGGACTCCGGACCCGTCGGACGACGACCGGCACCTGCGCTTCAGCGTGCTCGGGCCCGTCCGCGCCTGGCGATCCGGACAGGCCCTGCCCCCCGGCTCACCCCAGCAGCGCGCCCTCCTCGCCGCCCTCCTCCTCCGCGAGGGCCGCACCGCCACCGCCGCCGAACTCATCGACGCCATCTGGGGCGAGGACCCGCCCTCCCAGGCCCTCGCAGCCGTACGCACCTACGCCTCACGCCTGCGCAAGATCCTCGACCCCGGCGTCCTCGTCAGCGAATCCGGCGGATACGCCATCCGCATCCCCGCCGACACCCTCGACCTCCAAATCGCCCAGGAACTCGTCGCCGAAGCCGAGAAATCACGCGCCGGCGGCGACCGCTGCCACGCCCGCGCCCTCATCAACCAATCCCTCGGCCTCTGGGACGGCGAACCACTCGCCTCCGTCCCCGGCCCCTACGCCGAGACCCAGCGCGCCCGCCTCGAGGAATGGCGCCTCCAACTCCTGGAGACCCGCCTCGAACTCGACCTCGACGTCGGCTGCCACGCCGAAGCCGTCTCCGAACTCACCGCCCTCACCGCCGCACACCCCCTGCGCGAACGCCTGCGCGAACTCCTGATGCTCGCCCTCTACCGCAGCGGACGCCAGGCCGAGGCACTCGCCGTCTACGCCGACACCCGGCGACTCCTCGCCGACGAACTCGGCGTCGACCCCCGACCCGAACTCGCCGCCCTCCAGCAGCGCATCCTCCAGGCCGACGCCGAACTCGCCCGCCCCGCCGAACAGCCCGCCCCCACCACCCCCCAACCCGCACGGCCCGCCCAGCTCCCCGCCACCGTCCCCGACTTCACCGGCCGCACCTCCTTCGTCCGCGAACTCGGCCGACGCCTCGCCTCCGCCGAAGGCTCCGTCATGGCCGTCTCCGCCCTCGCCGGCATCGGCGGCGTCGGCAAGACCACCCTCGCCGTCCACGTCGCCCACGAAGCCAAACCCCACTTCCCCGACGGGCAGCTCTACGTCGACCTCCAGGGCGCCGGCGCCCGCGCCGCCGAACCCGACACCGTCCTCGGCGCCTTTCTCCGCGCCCTCGGCACCGCCGACACCGCCATCCCCGACACCCTCGACGAACGCGCCGCCCTCTTCCGCTCCCTCCTCGACGGCCGCCGCGTCCTCGTCCTCCTCGACAACGCACGCGACGCCGCCCAGATCCGGCCCCTGCTGCCCGGCACCGCCGGCTGCGCCGCCCTCGTCACCAGCCGCGTCCGCATGGTCGACCTCGCCGGAGCCCACCTCGTCGACCTCGACGTCATGTCCCCCGACGAAGCCCTCCAGCTCTTCACCCGCATCGTCGGCGAAGAACGCGTCACAGCCGAACGCGAAGCCGCCCTCGACGTCGTCGGCGCCTGCGGCTTCCTCCCCCTCGCCATCCGCATCGCCGCTTCCCGCCTCGCCGCCCGCCGCACCTGGACCGTGTCCGTCCTCGCCGCCAAACTCGCCGACGAACGCCGCCGACTCGACGAACTCCAGGCCGGCGACCTCGCCGTCAAGGCCACCTTCGAACTCGGCTACGGCCAGCTCGAACCCGCCCAGGCCCGCGCCTTCCGCCTCCTCGGCCTCGCCGACGGCCCCGACATCTCCCTCACCGCCGCCGCGGCCACCCTCGGACTCCCCGAACACGACACCGAGGACCTCCTCGAAGCCCTCGTCGACACCTCACTCCTCGAATCCGCCGCCCCCGGCCGCTACCGCTTCCACGACCTCGTCCGCCTCTACGCGCGTGCCTGCGCCGAACGCGACGAACAACCCCCCGCGGAGCGCGAAGCCGCCCTGTCCCGCCTGCTGGACTTCTACCTCGCCACCACGGCCCGCGTCTTCGCCCTCGAACGCCCCGGCGACCGGCTCGTCGACCACCTCGCCTCCACCGTCTACGCCGGACTCGCCTTCACCGACCGCCACGAAGCCCTCGACTGGCTCTACCGCGAGGCCAACTCCCTCCTCGCCTGCGCCCGCCAGTCCTTCGTCGGCACCCGGCTGCGCCGAGCCGTCGACCTGCTGTGGGCCGCCAAGGACCTCGCCGAGTCCGGAGCCAACAGCAAGCAGTACGAATCCGCCGCCCTCGCCGCACGCGAGGCCGCACGCGCGTCGGGCGACGCCCACGCGGAAGGACGCGCACGAACGACCCTGACCAGCGTCCACCTCGTGGCGGGACGCTACGACGAGGCCGACGACGAAGCGACCCGTGCCCGCACCCTCGCGTCCGGCACCGGCGACCACGCCCCCGTCCCCTGGTCCGACAACGACCGCGGCATCATCGCCATCGTCCAGGAACGCTACGAACAGGCCGAGGAGCACCTCCTCAAAGCCGTCGAAGGCTTCCGCGCCGACGCCAACCTCGTCGGCGCCGCCAGCGCCCTGTGCAACCTCTCCCGCGTCCACCTCCTCCTCGGCCGCACCGCCAGCGCCATAGACCTCGCCCAGCAGGGCATCGCCATCTACGACGGCATGGGCATCACCGTGCGCCTCGCCAACGGCCGCTACGCCCTCGGCGTCGCCCTCACCCACGCGGGACGGCATGCGGAAGCCCTGGAACAGTTCGGCGACGCCCTGCGCATGTTCGCCGACGACCGCCAGCGCCTGTGGGAGGGCACCACCCACTTCCGCATGGCCGAGGCCCAGCTCAAGGCCCGCAAACCGGCCATCGCCGCCCAGCACGCCGAACAGGCCCTCGCAGGCGGCTGCATCGGCGGCGACCGCATGCGCGGCAACGTCCTCACCCTCCTCGGCCGCGCCCTCGACACCCTCGGCCAGACCGACCGCGCACGCGCCTGCTGGCGGGAAGCCCTGTCCGTCTACGAACAACTCGGCGTGTCCGACGCGGACCAGGTGCGCGCCCTGCTCACACCCCTCGCCGCCGCCTGA
- a CDS encoding amidohydrolase family protein: METFPKIISVDDHTVEPPGVWRDRLPSKYRDSGPRVVRAPLKEMTFLGGRFAPVMGAPGDEGPVGDWWVYGDLRRPLTRLDTAVGYDRDEIRLEVITYEQMRPGSYSVPDRLADMDVNHVQSALCFPTFPRFCGQTFTEAKDRELGLLGVRAYNDWMVEEWCGPEARGRLIPLTLIPLWDAELAAAEVRRNAARGVRAVAFSEIPPHLGLPSVHTDAWDPFLAACDETGTVVAMHIGSSSRMPSTSADAPPAVGSTITFANCCFSMVDWLMSGKFERFPNLRVMYAEGQIGWIPYILERADVVWEENRGWGGVADKVLRPPSELFAGHVHGCFFDDAFGLRNLDAIGVGNVLYETDYPHSDSTWPKSREVGEAQMGHLAPDVVERIVRGNAIELLGLTEDGLWAGP, encoded by the coding sequence ATGGAGACCTTCCCGAAGATCATCTCGGTGGACGACCACACGGTGGAGCCTCCCGGCGTCTGGCGGGACCGGCTCCCGTCGAAGTACCGGGACAGCGGCCCCCGTGTCGTCCGCGCGCCGCTGAAGGAGATGACGTTCCTCGGTGGCAGGTTCGCCCCCGTCATGGGGGCGCCGGGCGACGAGGGGCCGGTGGGGGACTGGTGGGTGTACGGGGATCTGCGCCGGCCGCTGACCAGGCTCGACACCGCCGTCGGCTATGACCGCGACGAGATCAGGCTCGAGGTCATCACGTACGAGCAGATGCGGCCTGGTTCGTACAGCGTGCCGGACCGGCTGGCCGACATGGACGTCAACCACGTCCAGTCCGCCCTGTGCTTCCCCACCTTCCCGCGCTTCTGCGGCCAGACGTTCACCGAGGCGAAGGACCGTGAGCTGGGGCTGCTCGGGGTGCGCGCCTACAACGACTGGATGGTGGAGGAGTGGTGCGGGCCCGAGGCGCGGGGCCGGCTGATCCCGCTCACCCTGATCCCGCTCTGGGACGCGGAGCTCGCCGCCGCGGAGGTGCGGCGCAACGCGGCGCGCGGGGTGCGGGCGGTGGCGTTCTCCGAGATACCCCCGCACCTGGGCCTTCCGTCCGTCCACACCGACGCGTGGGACCCGTTCCTGGCGGCCTGCGACGAGACCGGCACGGTCGTGGCCATGCACATCGGCTCCTCCTCCCGGATGCCGTCGACGTCCGCCGACGCCCCGCCCGCCGTCGGCTCCACCATCACCTTCGCCAACTGCTGCTTCTCGATGGTCGACTGGCTGATGAGCGGCAAGTTCGAACGCTTCCCGAATCTGCGGGTCATGTACGCGGAGGGCCAGATCGGCTGGATCCCGTACATCCTGGAGCGCGCGGACGTGGTGTGGGAGGAGAACCGAGGCTGGGGCGGTGTCGCCGACAAGGTGCTGCGTCCGCCCTCGGAACTCTTCGCCGGGCACGTCCACGGCTGCTTCTTCGACGACGCCTTCGGCCTCCGGAACCTCGACGCGATCGGCGTCGGCAACGTCCTGTACGAGACGGACTACCCGCACTCGGACTCCACCTGGCCCAAGTCCCGCGAGGTCGGCGAGGCGCAGATGGGGCATCTGGCGCCCGACGTGGTGGAGCGGATCGTGCGCGGCAACGCCATCGAGCTGCTGGGGCTGACGGAGGACGGGCTCTGGGCCGGACCGTGA
- a CDS encoding FadD3 family acyl-CoA ligase, with protein MRGDLEWGSIPRLVRSAAERHGDREAVVEGRNRVSYAELGERVERATAACVAAGVEPGDRVAVWAPNTLEWIVSALGAVSAGAVLVPLNTRFRGTEAAYVLARSRAKLLFVTGTFLGTSYVASLRRAEVELPYLEQVVVFADSAPEDYRTWKDFLAGGDGVPVSRVRARADAVAPSAPSDIVFTSGTTGAPKGAVITHAQTLRCYAVWAELAGLRRGDRYLIVNPFFHTFGYKAGIVACLMRGATMVPQPVFSVDTVLANIASERISVLPGPPTLHQSLLDHPARDAYDLSALRLVVTGAAVVPLRLVERLREELRIGTVLTAYGLSEASGIVTMCRRGDDPATIASTSGRAIPGTEVRVGAGPGEPGEPGEILVRGHNVMRGYFEDPAATAEAVDADGWLHTGDVGVLDAAGNLRITDRIKDMFVVGGFNAYPAEIEQLLGVHPDVADVAVIGVPDGRLGEVGKAYAVRRAGSTLTADDLIAWARREMANYKVPRSVEFVAELPRNASGKVLKTELRARAEAHAR; from the coding sequence ATGCGCGGCGACCTGGAGTGGGGCTCCATCCCGAGGCTGGTGAGGAGCGCCGCGGAGCGCCACGGCGACCGGGAGGCGGTGGTCGAGGGCCGTAACCGGGTGAGCTACGCCGAGCTGGGCGAACGCGTCGAACGTGCGACCGCCGCCTGTGTCGCCGCGGGCGTGGAACCGGGCGACCGGGTGGCCGTCTGGGCGCCGAACACGCTCGAGTGGATCGTCTCCGCGCTGGGCGCGGTGTCGGCCGGCGCGGTGCTCGTGCCCCTCAACACCCGGTTCAGGGGTACGGAGGCGGCGTACGTCCTGGCCCGGTCCCGGGCGAAGCTGCTGTTCGTCACCGGCACGTTCCTCGGCACCTCGTACGTGGCCTCATTGCGGCGCGCCGAGGTCGAACTGCCGTATCTGGAGCAGGTGGTGGTGTTCGCGGACAGTGCGCCGGAGGACTACCGCACCTGGAAGGACTTCCTCGCGGGCGGGGACGGGGTGCCGGTGTCCCGGGTGCGTGCCCGGGCGGACGCGGTGGCGCCGTCGGCCCCGTCGGACATCGTCTTCACCTCGGGCACGACGGGGGCGCCGAAGGGCGCGGTGATCACTCATGCGCAGACGCTGCGCTGCTATGCGGTCTGGGCGGAGCTGGCGGGCCTGCGGCGGGGGGACCGCTATCTCATCGTGAACCCGTTCTTCCACACCTTCGGCTACAAGGCGGGGATCGTGGCGTGTCTGATGCGGGGTGCGACGATGGTGCCGCAGCCGGTGTTCAGCGTGGACACGGTGCTGGCGAACATCGCGTCCGAGCGGATCTCGGTCCTGCCGGGCCCGCCGACGCTCCACCAGTCCCTGCTGGACCATCCGGCCCGGGACGCGTACGACCTGTCGGCGCTGCGGCTGGTGGTCACGGGGGCGGCCGTGGTGCCGCTGCGTCTCGTGGAGCGCTTGCGGGAGGAGTTGCGCATCGGGACGGTGCTCACGGCCTACGGGCTGTCGGAGGCGTCGGGCATCGTGACGATGTGTCGGCGCGGGGACGACCCGGCCACGATCGCGTCGACGTCGGGGCGTGCCATTCCGGGCACGGAGGTGCGGGTCGGGGCCGGGCCGGGGGAGCCGGGGGAGCCGGGGGAGATCCTGGTGCGCGGCCACAACGTGATGCGGGGCTACTTCGAGGACCCGGCGGCCACGGCGGAGGCGGTCGACGCGGACGGCTGGCTGCACACGGGCGATGTGGGGGTCCTCGACGCGGCGGGGAACCTGCGGATCACCGACCGGATCAAGGACATGTTCGTCGTGGGCGGCTTCAACGCGTATCCGGCGGAGATCGAGCAACTCCTGGGCGTGCATCCGGATGTGGCGGACGTAGCGGTGATCGGCGTGCCGGACGGGCGGCTGGGCGAGGTGGGGAAGGCGTACGCGGTGCGCCGGGCGGGTTCGACGCTGACGGCGGACGATCTGATCGCCTGGGCGCGGCGGGAGATGGCGAACTACAAGGTGCCGCGGTCGGTGGAGTTCGTCGCGGAGCTGCCGAGGAACGCGAGCGGCAAGGTGCTGAAGACGGAGCTGCGGGCGCGCGCCGAGGCGCACGCCCGCTGA
- a CDS encoding SDR family NAD(P)-dependent oxidoreductase — translation MGKLDGRVFVVTGAARGQGEQEARLFSAEGARVVLADVLDDRGEALARELGGLYVHLDVGDEAGWAAAVAAAKAAFGRIDGLVNNAGILRFNELVSTPLEEFQQIVQVNQVGAFLGIKTVAPEIEAAGGGTIVNTASYTALTGMSYVGAYAATKHAILGLTRVAAIELAAKGIRVNAVCPGAVDTPMSNPDGADPDALDGLYRQLVPLGRVGQPEEVARLALFLSCDDSSYITGQPFVIDGGWLAGVSVL, via the coding sequence ATGGGAAAGCTGGACGGGCGCGTCTTCGTCGTCACGGGCGCGGCGCGCGGGCAGGGCGAGCAGGAGGCGCGGCTCTTCAGCGCGGAGGGCGCCCGGGTGGTCCTCGCGGACGTGCTCGACGACCGGGGCGAGGCGCTGGCCAGGGAACTGGGGGGCCTGTACGTCCATCTCGACGTCGGCGACGAGGCCGGCTGGGCGGCCGCCGTCGCCGCCGCCAAGGCCGCCTTCGGCCGTATCGACGGACTGGTCAACAACGCGGGCATCCTGCGCTTCAACGAGCTGGTCAGCACGCCCCTGGAGGAGTTCCAGCAGATCGTCCAGGTCAATCAGGTCGGCGCGTTCCTGGGAATCAAGACGGTCGCGCCCGAGATCGAGGCGGCGGGCGGTGGCACGATCGTCAACACGGCCTCGTACACGGCGCTCACGGGCATGTCGTACGTCGGGGCGTACGCCGCGACGAAGCACGCGATCCTCGGTCTGACGCGGGTCGCCGCGATCGAGCTCGCGGCGAAGGGGATCCGGGTCAACGCGGTGTGCCCGGGGGCGGTGGACACCCCGATGAGCAACCCGGACGGCGCGGACCCGGACGCGCTGGACGGGCTGTACCGGCAGCTCGTGCCGCTCGGGAGGGTCGGGCAGCCGGAGGAGGTGGCGCGGCTCGCGCTGTTCCTGTCCTGCGACGACTCCTCCTACATCACCGGGCAGCCGTTCGTCATCGACGGCGGCTGGCTGGCCGGCGTCAGCGTGCTCTGA
- a CDS encoding lipid-transfer protein has translation MATLKDATAIAGIGQTAFAKHLLEPERTLACRAILAALDDAGVSPAEVDAFASYTMEETDEVEIAKAIGAGDVTFFSKAGYGGGGSCATVAHLAAAIATGQASVGVAWRSRKRGSGPRPWKNTSVQLPTPGQWTRPFGLLRPADEIGMLTRRYMHEYGATRDHLFNVALACRNRANQNPAAIMYDRPLTREMYMTARWISEPLCLFDNCLETDGALACVVVSAERARDCRHRPVYIHSVAQGLPAQHHGMVNYWNDDPLTGPAWTAARQLWKTADLGPQDVDVAQVYDAFTPLIPLSLEGYGFCERGEGGPFTEGGALEIGGRLPLNTGGGGLSEAYVHGFNLINEGVKQLRGASTAQVPDASTCLVTAGEGVPTSALLLRS, from the coding sequence ATGGCGACCCTCAAGGACGCGACCGCGATAGCCGGAATCGGGCAGACCGCCTTCGCGAAACACCTCCTCGAACCCGAGCGGACCCTGGCCTGCCGGGCCATCCTCGCCGCGCTCGACGACGCCGGAGTGAGCCCCGCCGAGGTCGACGCCTTCGCCTCCTACACCATGGAGGAGACCGACGAGGTCGAGATCGCCAAGGCGATCGGTGCGGGAGACGTCACCTTCTTCAGCAAGGCCGGATACGGCGGCGGCGGTTCCTGCGCGACCGTCGCCCACCTCGCCGCGGCCATCGCCACCGGGCAGGCCTCCGTCGGCGTCGCCTGGCGCTCCCGGAAGCGCGGCTCCGGACCCCGCCCCTGGAAGAACACCTCCGTACAACTGCCCACCCCCGGGCAGTGGACCCGGCCCTTCGGGCTGCTGCGGCCGGCGGACGAGATCGGCATGCTCACCCGGCGCTACATGCACGAGTACGGCGCCACCCGCGACCACTTGTTCAACGTCGCCCTCGCCTGCCGCAACCGCGCCAACCAGAACCCGGCCGCGATCATGTACGACCGGCCGCTGACCCGCGAGATGTACATGACGGCCCGCTGGATCAGCGAACCCCTGTGCCTCTTCGACAACTGCCTCGAGACGGACGGGGCGCTCGCCTGCGTCGTCGTCAGCGCCGAGCGCGCCCGCGACTGCCGCCACCGGCCCGTCTACATCCACTCCGTCGCCCAGGGTCTGCCCGCCCAGCACCACGGCATGGTCAACTACTGGAACGACGACCCGCTGACCGGGCCCGCCTGGACCGCGGCCCGGCAGCTGTGGAAGACCGCCGACCTCGGGCCGCAGGACGTCGATGTCGCCCAGGTATACGACGCGTTCACCCCCCTGATCCCGCTGTCACTGGAGGGATACGGCTTCTGCGAGCGCGGGGAGGGCGGGCCGTTCACCGAGGGAGGCGCCCTGGAGATCGGCGGTCGGCTGCCGCTCAACACCGGGGGCGGCGGGCTCAGCGAGGCGTACGTCCACGGCTTCAACCTGATCAACGAGGGCGTGAAGCAGTTGCGCGGTGCCTCCACGGCTCAGGTGCCGGACGCGTCGACGTGTCTGGTGACGGCGGGCGAGGGTGTCCCGACTTCGGCGTTGCTTCTGAGGAGCTGA
- a CDS encoding PaaI family thioesterase — MTLTPAEADKILADNFAPWVLDLGLTVVGTGELHAVLRLPWTDRLAREGGALSGQALMAAADTATVIAVSSARGAFVPMTTVQQSTTFQRAVAGADVLVDARISKLGRRMAFADITMTAHGTEEPAARASTVYALLG; from the coding sequence ATGACGCTCACTCCGGCCGAAGCCGACAAGATCCTCGCCGACAACTTCGCCCCCTGGGTGCTCGACCTCGGGCTGACCGTGGTCGGGACGGGCGAACTGCACGCCGTCCTGCGCCTGCCGTGGACGGACCGGCTGGCCCGGGAGGGCGGTGCCCTGTCCGGCCAGGCGCTGATGGCGGCGGCCGACACCGCCACGGTGATCGCCGTGTCCTCGGCCCGGGGCGCCTTCGTCCCCATGACGACGGTCCAGCAGTCGACGACGTTCCAGCGGGCGGTGGCCGGCGCGGACGTCCTCGTCGACGCCCGGATCTCCAAGCTGGGACGGCGCATGGCGTTCGCCGACATCACGATGACGGCGCACGGCACCGAGGAGCCCGCCGCACGCGCCTCGACCGTGTACGCGTTGCTCGGGTAG
- a CDS encoding helix-turn-helix domain-containing protein: protein MVQAGALGAELDELLRVVRRRSPASVLAWLGGRIGADVAWVGRAGSVDAATPGFPPGIARVLPQHTGPLAGGGLVAATTHLNGREVRLEAFGGRAPRPVLVTAASAPLPRDWVVLASHAGGLLELLDRAGAADEDAHGYEAKSRQLRFAVLTALMSGDVTLARRMTTGDVPPLLGAERIRVHLLHCTPADRDRLARTYLDPAGYHGAALMVHCPAFKEHLICPIAEDAEPVGRLRQGEVLRRLVRENPGYALGVSRPHPLAATADAYGEALHALTVARNSPDRLAVYRGRPSLVQVLDRRPAAAWASAFLEPLAAVPKPTVDITRLAVTFPRAAVARLLQISRTTVAAHCRRAEEALGADLGDVRTRAALDLALSLTAVHPGPADDRRPAPTLPELLRTVPAVSWAESFVGPLRGSRHGDLHRTAEAWIGAGTDARAAAERLGLSRNTVRARLRAAERLLNRDLLTTGSGIHDLVHALEVTGGQRARPAAESDHRARWPGGRVAS from the coding sequence GTGGTGCAGGCGGGAGCGCTCGGGGCGGAACTCGACGAACTGCTGCGTGTGGTGCGGCGCCGGAGCCCGGCCTCGGTACTGGCCTGGCTGGGCGGCAGAATCGGGGCGGACGTCGCATGGGTCGGCAGGGCGGGCTCGGTCGACGCGGCGACGCCCGGCTTCCCGCCCGGGATCGCCCGGGTGCTGCCCCAGCACACCGGCCCCCTCGCCGGCGGAGGGCTGGTCGCGGCCACGACGCACCTGAACGGCCGGGAGGTGCGCCTGGAGGCGTTCGGCGGACGGGCGCCGCGCCCGGTGCTCGTGACGGCCGCCTCCGCGCCGCTCCCGCGCGACTGGGTGGTGCTCGCCTCGCACGCCGGCGGCCTCCTCGAACTGCTCGACCGGGCGGGGGCGGCCGACGAGGACGCCCACGGCTACGAGGCGAAGTCCCGCCAGCTGCGGTTCGCGGTGCTCACCGCGCTGATGAGCGGCGATGTCACCCTGGCCCGGCGCATGACCACGGGCGATGTGCCGCCGCTGCTGGGCGCGGAGCGCATACGGGTCCATCTGCTGCACTGCACGCCGGCCGACCGCGACCGGTTGGCCCGGACGTATCTCGACCCCGCCGGCTACCACGGGGCCGCCCTGATGGTGCACTGCCCGGCGTTCAAGGAGCATCTGATCTGCCCCATCGCCGAGGACGCCGAGCCCGTGGGCCGACTGCGGCAGGGCGAGGTGCTGCGCAGGCTGGTCCGGGAGAACCCCGGATACGCGCTGGGCGTCAGCAGGCCGCATCCGCTCGCCGCGACGGCCGACGCATACGGAGAAGCGCTGCACGCGCTCACGGTCGCCCGCAACTCCCCGGACCGGCTCGCCGTCTACCGGGGCCGGCCTTCGCTGGTGCAGGTGCTCGACCGCCGGCCCGCCGCCGCGTGGGCTTCCGCCTTCCTGGAGCCGCTGGCCGCCGTGCCCAAGCCGACGGTGGACATCACACGCCTGGCGGTGACGTTCCCCCGCGCCGCCGTGGCACGGCTGCTGCAGATCAGCCGCACCACCGTGGCGGCGCACTGCCGCCGGGCGGAGGAGGCGCTGGGCGCCGACCTCGGCGACGTGCGCACCCGTGCCGCACTCGATCTGGCCCTGTCGCTGACCGCCGTCCACCCCGGCCCCGCCGACGACCGCCGGCCCGCGCCGACGCTGCCCGAACTGCTGCGTACCGTGCCCGCCGTGAGCTGGGCGGAGAGCTTCGTGGGTCCGCTGCGCGGCAGCCGGCACGGTGATCTGCACCGCACCGCGGAGGCGTGGATCGGCGCCGGTACGGATGCCCGGGCGGCGGCCGAGCGGCTGGGGCTGAGCCGGAACACGGTCCGGGCGCGGCTGCGCGCCGCGGAGCGGCTCCTCAACCGCGATCTGCTGACGACCGGTTCGGGGATCCACGACCTCGTCCACGCGCTGGAGGTGACGGGTGGGCAGCGTGCACGGCCCGCCGCCGAATCTGATCACCGTGCACGGTGGCCCGGGGGCCGGGTCGCCTCCTAA
- a CDS encoding LLM class F420-dependent oxidoreductase, which yields MVVYGMQLPVQSQSTIYAESWEAAAGPDDLVAIARTADRAGFAYIAVCDHVAIPLRLAGAMSTVWYDPVATLSFLAAATERVRLLSHVAVVGLRHPLVTAKQYATLDHLSGGRLLLGVGAGHVREEFEAVGADFEGRGAVLDETIDALRAALGPEEFPRFAGERFAFEGLGQRPRPVQARVPLWVGGSSPAAVRRAALKGDGWLPQGDPRDRLPRQIARLRTLREEAGVEGPLVIGAITEPLYVGDAGWDTGRRTLTGKPDALAESLREYGAMGVDQIQVRFRSRSRGELIDQMAAFAADVAPHLDR from the coding sequence ATGGTGGTCTACGGGATGCAGCTCCCGGTTCAGTCGCAGAGCACCATCTACGCCGAGTCCTGGGAGGCGGCCGCGGGCCCGGACGATCTCGTGGCGATCGCGCGCACCGCCGACCGCGCCGGGTTCGCGTACATCGCCGTATGCGACCACGTCGCCATCCCGCTGCGGCTCGCCGGGGCGATGTCCACGGTCTGGTACGACCCCGTCGCCACGCTGTCCTTCCTGGCCGCGGCCACCGAGCGGGTGCGGCTGCTCAGCCATGTCGCCGTCGTCGGGCTGCGCCATCCGCTGGTCACCGCCAAGCAGTACGCGACGCTCGACCACCTGTCCGGCGGCCGACTGCTCCTCGGGGTCGGGGCGGGGCACGTGCGCGAGGAGTTCGAGGCGGTCGGCGCCGACTTCGAGGGGCGCGGCGCCGTGCTCGACGAGACGATCGACGCGCTCCGGGCGGCGCTCGGACCGGAGGAGTTCCCGCGCTTCGCGGGGGAGCGGTTCGCCTTCGAGGGGCTCGGCCAGAGACCGCGGCCCGTCCAGGCCCGGGTGCCGCTGTGGGTCGGCGGCTCCTCGCCCGCCGCCGTGCGCCGGGCCGCCCTCAAGGGGGACGGCTGGCTTCCGCAGGGCGATCCGCGAGACCGCCTCCCGCGGCAGATCGCCCGGCTCCGGACGCTGCGAGAGGAGGCCGGAGTCGAGGGCCCCCTCGTGATCGGCGCGATCACCGAGCCCCTGTACGTCGGCGACGCCGGCTGGGACACGGGCCGGCGCACGCTGACCGGCAAGCCCGACGCGCTCGCGGAGTCGCTGCGCGAGTACGGCGCCATGGGCGTGGACCAGATCCAGGTGCGGTTCCGAAGCCGGAGTCGCGGCGAGCTCATCGACCAGATGGCGGCCTTCGCCGCCGACGTGGCTCCGCACCTCGACCGTTAG